The bacterium genomic interval CTAAATTGATTTGCCAGGCTCGGAATTCCGCCCATGTGCGCGCAGGATCCATACGCGATGATGAACTGGCTTTTCTTACGGATCAATCGGGCCATTTCCTCCTGCTCGGAGGTTCGTATGGCGCCGTTAATAAACGTCGCAACGATGGAACGGTCGGGCATCGCAACCACATCCGATTTTTTAAAATCCATCGCAACGGGCCAGAATACAATATCCACGGCCTCAGCCACCATTAGAATATCTTCGGCGAGATCCACGACGGACTCTTCACAGCCGCCGCACGATGCACACCAGTAAAATGCGACTTTAGGTTTTTCAGGCATGGATATGCACCTCCTCTCCGATGTTATGTTCCCCTATAAATTCCATTTCTTTGTCCCATTCCTTGAAGCGCTCCGGCAAACGAAGCGGGCCGAGCGCTTTGATCTTTTCCACCATATCATTGATCACTGTCCGCACGCGTTCGCCTTCCGAAGCGGATATCCATTCGAGGCGGCAACGATCTTCCTCTATGCCCATGTCTTGCAGCATCCGCTTCAATAGTTGAAAACGTCGCGCGGTTTTGTAATTCCCTTCCATGTAATGGCAATCGCCGAAGTGACACCCGCCGATCAATACGCCGTCGGCGCCTTTGGCATACGCGTTCAAAATGAACTGCGGATCTACCCTGCCGGAACACATTACGCGGATGATGCGTACATTAGACGCATGACGCATACGGGAAACGCCCGCCAAATCTGCCGCCGTATAGGTGCACCAGTTACAAAAGAATGCAACAATAGTGGGTTCCCAATTCTTGATTTCCTTTTTACTATCCGACATGGGTCGCCTCCTTTTCATATAATTCAGAATCGTTCATCGCGAGCAATCCGTTGATCTCAGCGAGAATCTCCGCATCTTCAAACATGTTCTGCTGAATAGAACCGGACGGACAAGCCGCGACACAGGTTCCGCAGCCTTTGCATAACGCTTCGTTGATATAGGCTTTCTTCGATGTGTCGTTAAACAAAATAGCGTGGAACGGACAGAGCGGAATACACGACTTGCATCCGGAGCAAAACTCCTCAGTAATGAATGCCGTATTCGGTTCCAGTTCCACTTCGCCCGTATCGATTAGCATCATCGCCTGCGCCGCGGCAGCGCCGGCCTGAGCTACGCTGTCCGGAATATCCTTCGGCCCCTGACATGCGCCCGCAATAAAAACTCCGTCGGTAAAAGTGTCTACCGGCGCGAGTTTGGGATGGCGTTCAAGGAAAAATCCTTCGGTGGAACAGGAGATATTGAACATCTTACGAACGGCTTGCGCGTCTTGCTGAGGTTCCATTCCCACGGCCAATACTACCATATCAACCGGAATACGGCGTACGGTACCGATCATCGTATCCTCGGCGCGAATGATGAGTTTTCCTTCTTCAGCGGGATTGGCCGCCCAGTCAATCACTTCAGCCACACGCCCGCGAATAAAATGGACATTTTCTTCCAGCACTTTATCGTAAAATTCTTCGTATGCTTTCCCTGCCGCACGGATATCGATGTAGAAATTGTATACTTCCGCGCCGCTATGTTCTTTGAGAAGATGCGCAAGTTTCAGCGAATACATGCAGCACGTGCGCGAACACCATCGGTTGGTGTTACGGTCGCGTGAACCGACGCAGTGAATGATGCCGACCGTTTTTGGATGCGAGCCGTCGCGCAGGATCAGTTCCCCGCCCGTCGGGCCGGATGCATTGATAAGACGCTCCACTTCCAATGAGGTGTACACGTTCGGATATTTTCCGTATCCGTAGAATGGCACTCGGGCCGCATCGAACGTTTTATATCCGGTGGAGAGAATGATGGTTCCAACATTCACTTCTTCGATGGTTTCCGTTTGTTCGAAATCGATCGCATCGCGATCACAGGCTTCGACGCAGGTCTGTTTGCATTTTCCGGTTTTAAATTGAATACACGTTTCCGGATCGATCACGACGACTTTGGGCGTCGCCTGCGGGAAGGTTATGTATATCGGCCTGCGCTTGCTCAAGCCCATATTAAATTCATCGGCATATTTGCCTTCTTTATAAACGCATTCGTCAATGCAGGCCATGCAGCCGACGCACAAGTCTTCATGAATATATCTCGGCTTGCGTTTCACTTGTACGGTATAGTTGCCCACATATCCATTCACACTCGTGACTTCGGAATACGTCCAGAGCGTGATGTTCGGATGTGATTTTACTGCGGACATTTTCGGTGTTAAAATGCAAGCCGCGCAGTCGAGTGTTGGAAATGTCTTATCAAACTGCGCCATGTGGCCGCCGATCGTGGGCTCTTTCTCAAC includes:
- a CDS encoding CoB--CoM heterodisulfide reductase iron-sulfur subunit A family protein → MPNHQNNGNIRIGYYVCHCGHNIANQIDVEALAAYISRLPGVAVSRTYKYMCSDPGQDLIQQDIKDHELNRIVVASCSPLLHEQTFRKAVEKGGLNPYFFQMVNIRENVSWVHEDRKEATQKAMDLSRAAVHRVFFHKELEKKYVKINPDALVVGGGIAGIHAALTLANSGKKVYLVEKEPTIGGHMAQFDKTFPTLDCAACILTPKMSAVKSHPNITLWTYSEVTSVNGYVGNYTVQVKRKPRYIHEDLCVGCMACIDECVYKEGKYADEFNMGLSKRRPIYITFPQATPKVVVIDPETCIQFKTGKCKQTCVEACDRDAIDFEQTETIEEVNVGTIILSTGYKTFDAARVPFYGYGKYPNVYTSLEVERLINASGPTGGELILRDGSHPKTVGIIHCVGSRDRNTNRWCSRTCCMYSLKLAHLLKEHSGAEVYNFYIDIRAAGKAYEEFYDKVLEENVHFIRGRVAEVIDWAANPAEEGKLIIRAEDTMIGTVRRIPVDMVVLAVGMEPQQDAQAVRKMFNISCSTEGFFLERHPKLAPVDTFTDGVFIAGACQGPKDIPDSVAQAGAAAAQAMMLIDTGEVELEPNTAFITEEFCSGCKSCIPLCPFHAILFNDTSKKAYINEALCKGCGTCVAACPSGSIQQNMFEDAEILAEINGLLAMNDSELYEKEATHVG
- a CDS encoding hydrogenase iron-sulfur subunit, yielding MSDSKKEIKNWEPTIVAFFCNWCTYTAADLAGVSRMRHASNVRIIRVMCSGRVDPQFILNAYAKGADGVLIGGCHFGDCHYMEGNYKTARRFQLLKRMLQDMGIEEDRCRLEWISASEGERVRTVINDMVEKIKALGPLRLPERFKEWDKEMEFIGEHNIGEEVHIHA